One Campylobacter concisus DNA segment encodes these proteins:
- a CDS encoding CTP synthase, translating into MAKETKYIFITGGVLSSLGKGIAAASIATLLKNSGLKVSVLKADPYINVDPGTMSPLEHGEVFVTDDGAETDLDLGHYERFLDESLSQDNNFTTGRVYSSVIEKERRGDYLGKTIQVIPHIVGEIVDRIKKAGEGKDVLIVEIGGTVGDIEGLPFLEAIRALRVEVGKKRALNIHLTLVPFIKVAGELKTKPTQHSVGELRRIGISPDIIICRSEMPLNRELKDKIAASCGVEKNCVIESLDSASIYQIPLSFLKQDILVPIAENLGFSELKPDMANWDSLVKRIIAPTNETTIAFVGKYIDLKESYKSLTEGIIHAGANLDARVNLRWIDSEKIEESNVNELLKDVDGILVAGGFGERGVLGKMQAIKFARVNNIPYLGICLGMQLAMIEFARDVLGLEDANSMEFNKECKNPIIYLIDSFIDAHGKKQIRTHTSPLGGTMRLGAYNCDIKPKTLLAEIYGNAKSVKERHRHRYEANPKYKEVFEKAGLIVSGESDGLVEAIELKGHPWFVGVQCHPEFTSRLTRPNPVILGFIKASLANHVK; encoded by the coding sequence ATGGCAAAAGAGACGAAGTATATTTTTATCACAGGTGGCGTTTTAAGCTCACTTGGAAAAGGCATCGCAGCTGCGTCTATCGCGACATTACTTAAAAATTCTGGCTTAAAAGTGAGTGTTTTAAAAGCTGATCCATATATCAACGTAGATCCAGGCACGATGAGCCCGCTAGAGCACGGCGAAGTCTTTGTCACAGACGATGGCGCAGAGACAGACCTAGACCTTGGTCACTACGAGAGATTTTTAGATGAGAGTCTAAGTCAGGACAATAACTTCACAACGGGCAGAGTTTATAGCTCGGTCATCGAAAAAGAGCGACGTGGCGACTACCTTGGAAAGACTATACAGGTGATCCCCCACATCGTTGGTGAGATAGTTGATCGTATCAAAAAAGCAGGCGAGGGCAAAGATGTGCTCATCGTTGAGATAGGCGGAACCGTTGGCGACATCGAGGGCTTGCCATTTTTAGAGGCGATAAGAGCCTTAAGAGTAGAAGTTGGCAAAAAAAGAGCACTAAATATACACCTAACACTCGTGCCATTTATCAAAGTAGCTGGCGAGCTAAAAACAAAGCCAACTCAGCATAGCGTAGGCGAGCTAAGACGTATCGGCATAAGCCCAGATATCATCATCTGCAGATCTGAAATGCCACTAAACCGCGAGCTAAAAGATAAGATCGCAGCAAGCTGTGGTGTGGAGAAAAACTGCGTCATAGAGAGCTTAGATAGCGCAAGTATCTATCAAATTCCACTTTCATTTTTAAAGCAAGATATCTTAGTGCCGATCGCTGAAAATTTAGGCTTTAGTGAGCTAAAACCAGACATGGCAAACTGGGATAGCCTAGTAAAAAGGATCATCGCCCCAACAAACGAAACAACAATCGCCTTTGTAGGCAAATATATCGATCTAAAAGAGAGCTACAAGAGCCTAACTGAGGGCATCATCCATGCTGGAGCAAATTTAGATGCTAGAGTAAATTTACGCTGGATAGATAGCGAAAAGATAGAGGAGAGCAATGTAAATGAGCTTTTAAAAGATGTGGATGGCATCTTGGTAGCTGGCGGCTTTGGCGAAAGAGGTGTTTTAGGCAAGATGCAGGCTATAAAATTTGCTCGTGTGAATAATATCCCATATCTTGGAATTTGCCTTGGTATGCAGCTAGCGATGATCGAGTTTGCAAGGGATGTTTTGGGCTTAGAAGATGCAAATTCTATGGAGTTTAATAAAGAGTGCAAAAATCCTATCATATATCTAATAGATAGCTTCATCGATGCCCACGGCAAAAAGCAGATAAGAACGCATACAAGCCCACTTGGTGGCACTATGAGGCTAGGTGCTTATAACTGCGACATCAAGCCAAAGACACTTTTGGCTGAAATTTATGGCAACGCAAAGAGCGTAAAAGAGCGCCACCGTCACCGCTACGAGGCAAATCCAAAATACAAAGAGGTCTTTGAAAAGGCTGGCCTTATAGTAAGTGGCGAAAGCGACGGACTAGTAGAGGCGATCGAGCTAAAAGGCCATCCGTGGTTTGTAGGCGTGCAGTGTCACCCTGAATTTACTAGCCGCTTAACTAGACCAAACCCTGTGATACTAGGCTTTATAAAAGCAAGCCTAGCCAATCACGTAAAATGA
- a CDS encoding DUF4492 domain-containing protein: protein MIKNCLKNIASLYIDGFKNMKIGKKLWLLIAIKLIIMFGILKVFIFDETLNTKFQTDEEKSEFVIRNLIKE, encoded by the coding sequence ATGATTAAAAACTGCTTAAAAAACATCGCCTCTTTATATATAGACGGCTTTAAAAATATGAAAATAGGCAAGAAACTATGGCTTCTCATAGCGATAAAGCTTATCATTATGTTTGGGATATTAAAGGTCTTCATATTTGATGAAACTCTTAATACCAAATTTCAAACCGACGAAGAAAAAAGCGAATTTGTAATTCGTAATTTAATAAAGGAATAA
- a CDS encoding cytochrome ubiquinol oxidase subunit I, protein MSEMDFVDWSRAQFALTAIYHFLFVPLTLGLSFIIAIMETIYVKTGDKAWLEITKFWLKLFGINFAIGVATGIIMEFEFGTNWANYSWFVGDIFGAPLAIEGLLAFFMESTFFAIMFFGWEKVSKKFHLLSTWLVAIGSNLSALWILIANGWMQYPIGMKFNPDTARMEMQNFFEVALNPLGITKFLHTVTSGYTISAIFVIGISAWFLIKKRHILLAKKSIVVASAFGLITSAFLLLSGDESAYLAAQKQPMKLAAMEGLYKGEKNAGLVAAGILNPAKKLGDESDAFLFEIKVPYALGIMANRELDSFTPGINDLLYGNSEHNLISVEEKMAKGKVAIEALKNYKEAKKANDESLMKSSLSNLESNLNFLGYGYLKDAKDAVPPVALTFYSFHIMVALGTYFIALFIITLYLNLSRKYKFENIRAFLWICLFTIPLGYIAAEAGWIVAEVGRQPWAIQDLMTVGVGATNLSDSNVKISFILFAVLFTVLLIAEIKIMLKQIKIGFNDHA, encoded by the coding sequence ATGTCTGAGATGGATTTTGTTGATTGGTCTAGGGCTCAGTTTGCGCTGACTGCCATTTACCACTTTTTGTTTGTCCCGCTTACGTTGGGGCTAAGTTTTATCATCGCCATTATGGAGACGATATATGTCAAAACTGGCGATAAAGCCTGGCTTGAGATAACGAAATTTTGGCTAAAGCTCTTTGGTATAAATTTCGCTATTGGTGTAGCTACTGGCATCATCATGGAGTTTGAGTTTGGTACAAACTGGGCGAATTATAGCTGGTTTGTCGGCGATATATTTGGCGCTCCGCTTGCGATCGAGGGCTTGCTAGCATTTTTCATGGAGAGTACATTTTTTGCCATTATGTTTTTTGGCTGGGAAAAGGTTAGTAAGAAATTTCACCTGCTTTCAACATGGCTTGTTGCGATCGGTTCAAATTTAAGCGCACTTTGGATCTTAATCGCAAATGGCTGGATGCAATACCCAATCGGCATGAAATTTAACCCAGATACCGCTAGAATGGAGATGCAAAATTTCTTCGAAGTCGCGCTAAATCCACTTGGTATCACTAAATTTTTACACACAGTAACTAGCGGCTACACTATCTCAGCTATTTTTGTGATAGGAATTTCTGCTTGGTTTTTGATAAAAAAACGCCACATCTTGCTAGCTAAAAAAAGTATCGTCGTTGCTAGCGCATTTGGCCTTATCACTTCAGCATTTTTGCTACTTAGCGGTGATGAGAGCGCATATCTTGCAGCTCAAAAGCAGCCTATGAAGCTAGCAGCCATGGAGGGACTTTACAAGGGCGAGAAAAACGCTGGCCTAGTTGCAGCTGGTATTTTAAACCCAGCTAAAAAGCTTGGCGATGAGAGCGATGCCTTTTTGTTTGAGATAAAAGTACCTTACGCACTTGGCATCATGGCAAACAGAGAGCTTGACTCATTTACACCAGGCATCAACGACCTACTTTATGGCAACAGTGAGCACAATCTAATAAGCGTAGAAGAGAAGATGGCAAAGGGTAAAGTAGCTATCGAAGCTCTTAAGAACTACAAAGAAGCCAAAAAAGCAAATGACGAGAGCTTGATGAAAAGCTCACTTTCAAATTTAGAAAGCAATCTAAATTTCTTAGGATATGGCTATCTTAAAGATGCAAAAGATGCTGTGCCGCCAGTTGCGCTTACATTTTATAGCTTCCACATTATGGTCGCGCTTGGCACTTACTTCATAGCTCTTTTTATTATCACTCTTTATCTAAATCTCTCAAGAAAATATAAATTTGAAAACATAAGAGCATTTTTGTGGATCTGCCTCTTTACCATACCGCTTGGCTATATCGCAGCTGAGGCTGGCTGGATAGTAGCAGAGGTCGGCCGTCAGCCATGGGCGATACAAGATCTCATGACCGTTGGCGTCGGGGCTACAAATTTATCTGACTCAAATGTCAAAATTTCATTTATATTATTTGCTGTTTTATTTACGGTCTTGCTGATTGCCGAGATCAAAATCATGCTTAAGCAAATAAAGATAGGATTTAACGACCATGCATAG